Proteins from a genomic interval of Xanthomonas sp. AM6:
- a CDS encoding GNAT family protein, with product MRLDLLPALWREVPTLRGRHASLEPLQAAHADALRAALHGSGLERLWYTSVPSADQVDGYVAAALEAQAQGLALPFVVRDAAGEIVGCTRFYGLDAEVPTLLIGYTWYAPRVQRTGVNTEVKRMLLQYAFETLRCISVGFETSWFNHTSRAAIARLGAKQDGVLRNHKRHADGTPRDTVVFSIIDTEWAGVKRHLQFRLDSHT from the coding sequence ATGCGCCTGGACCTGTTGCCAGCGCTGTGGCGCGAGGTACCGACCCTGCGGGGCCGGCATGCGTCGCTGGAACCGTTGCAGGCGGCGCACGCCGATGCGTTGCGCGCCGCCCTGCACGGCAGCGGCCTGGAACGGCTGTGGTACACCAGCGTGCCGTCCGCCGACCAGGTCGACGGCTACGTGGCCGCCGCGCTGGAGGCGCAGGCGCAAGGCCTGGCACTGCCGTTCGTGGTGCGCGACGCGGCCGGCGAGATCGTCGGCTGCACGCGTTTCTACGGGCTGGACGCCGAGGTGCCGACGCTGCTGATCGGCTACACCTGGTACGCGCCGCGGGTGCAGCGCACTGGAGTCAACACCGAGGTCAAGCGCATGCTGCTGCAGTACGCGTTCGAGACCCTGCGCTGCATCAGCGTCGGTTTCGAGACCAGCTGGTTCAACCACACCTCGCGCGCGGCCATCGCCCGGCTCGGGGCCAAGCAGGACGGCGTGCTGCGCAACCACAAGCGCCACGCCGACGGCACCCCGCGCGACACGGTGGTGTTCTCCATCATCGATACGGAATGGGCCGGGGTGAAACGCCACCTGCAGTTCCGCCTGGATTCGCATACATGA
- a CDS encoding acetylglutamate kinase, which produces MHANKQTRQTIVRLLSSMASAKEISQYLKRFSQLDAKRFAVVKVGGAVLRDDLEALTSSLSFLQEVGLTPIVLHGAGPQLDAELSAAGIEKQTVNGLRVTSPEALAIVRKVFQASNLKLVEALQQNGARATSITGGVFEAQYLDRDTYGLVGEVKAVNLAPIEASLQAGSIPVITSLGETPSGQILNINADFAANELVQELQPYKIIFLTGTGGLLDEQGRVIDSINLSTEYDMLMQQPWINGGMRVKIEQIKDLLDRLPLESSVSITRPADLAKELFTHKGSGTLVRRGEKVLRATAWSELDLPRLTSLIESSFGRTLVPDYFDKTRLLRAYVSENYRAAVILTDEDGYTYLDKFAVLDDAQGEGLGRAVWNVMREETPQLFWRSRHNNQVNIFYYAESDGCFKQEKWKVFWYGLEDFEQIQHCVAHCATRAPTLLG; this is translated from the coding sequence ATGCACGCCAACAAGCAAACCCGCCAGACCATCGTCCGCCTGCTCTCGAGCATGGCCAGCGCCAAGGAGATCAGCCAGTACCTCAAGCGCTTCTCGCAGCTGGACGCCAAGCGCTTCGCCGTGGTCAAGGTCGGCGGCGCGGTGCTGCGCGACGACCTGGAGGCGCTGACCTCCTCGCTGTCGTTCCTGCAGGAGGTGGGTCTGACCCCGATCGTGCTGCACGGCGCCGGCCCGCAGCTGGACGCGGAACTTTCGGCGGCCGGGATCGAGAAGCAGACCGTCAACGGCCTGCGGGTGACCTCGCCGGAAGCCTTGGCGATCGTGCGCAAGGTGTTCCAGGCGTCCAACCTCAAGCTGGTCGAGGCGCTGCAGCAGAACGGCGCGCGCGCCACCTCGATCACCGGCGGGGTGTTCGAGGCGCAGTACCTGGACCGCGACACCTACGGCCTGGTCGGCGAGGTCAAGGCGGTGAACCTGGCGCCGATCGAGGCCAGCCTGCAGGCCGGCTCGATCCCGGTGATCACCAGCCTGGGCGAGACCCCGAGCGGGCAGATCCTCAACATCAACGCCGATTTCGCCGCCAACGAGCTGGTGCAGGAACTGCAGCCGTACAAGATCATCTTCCTCACCGGCACCGGCGGGCTGCTCGACGAGCAGGGCAGGGTGATCGATTCGATCAACCTGTCCACCGAGTACGACATGCTGATGCAGCAGCCGTGGATCAACGGCGGTATGCGGGTCAAGATCGAGCAGATCAAGGACCTGCTGGACCGGCTGCCGCTGGAGTCGTCGGTGTCGATCACGCGCCCGGCCGATCTGGCCAAGGAGCTGTTCACCCACAAGGGCTCGGGCACGCTGGTGCGGCGCGGCGAGAAGGTGCTGCGCGCCACCGCGTGGAGCGAGCTGGACCTGCCGCGGCTGACCTCGCTGATCGAGTCCAGCTTCGGCCGCACCCTGGTGCCGGACTATTTCGACAAGACCCGGCTGCTGCGCGCCTACGTCAGCGAGAACTACCGCGCCGCGGTGATCCTGACCGACGAGGACGGCTACACCTACCTGGACAAGTTCGCGGTGCTCGACGACGCGCAGGGCGAGGGCCTGGGCCGCGCGGTGTGGAACGTGATGCGCGAGGAGACGCCGCAGCTGTTCTGGCGCTCGCGCCACAACAACCAGGTCAACATCTTCTACTACGCCGAGTCCGACGGCTGCTTCAAGCAGGAGAAGTGGAAGGTGTTCTGGTACGGGCTGGAGGATTTCGAGCAGATCCAGCACTGCGTGGCGCATTGCGCCACCCGCGCCCCGACCTTGCTGGGCTGA
- a CDS encoding acetylornithine deacetylase: MTDLLPSTLAHLETLVSFDTRNPPRAIGTDGIFDYLRAQLPGFRVEVIDHGAGAVSLYAVRGAPKYLFNVHLDTVPDSPHWTADPHLMRRSDDRVVGLGVCDIKGAAAALLAAANAGDGDAAFLFSSDEEANDPRCIAAFLARAIPYEAVLVAEPTMGEAVLAHRGISSVLMRFAGRAGHASGKQDPSASALHQAMRWGARALDHVETLAHARFGGLTGLRFNIGRVEGGIKANMIAPAAEVRFGFRPLPSMDVDALLATFAGLADPAAAQFEETFRGPSLPSGDIAHAEDKRLAARDVADALHLPIGNAVDFWTEASLFSAGGYIALVYGPGDIAQAHTADEFVTLEQLQRYATSVHRIINGAR; the protein is encoded by the coding sequence ATGACAGACCTGCTCCCCTCCACCCTCGCGCATCTGGAAACCCTGGTGTCCTTCGACACCCGCAATCCGCCGCGTGCGATCGGCACAGACGGCATCTTCGACTACCTGCGCGCGCAGCTGCCCGGGTTCCGGGTCGAGGTGATCGACCACGGCGCCGGGGCGGTCAGCCTGTACGCGGTGCGCGGCGCGCCCAAGTACCTGTTCAACGTGCACCTGGACACGGTGCCGGATTCGCCGCACTGGACCGCCGATCCGCACCTCATGCGCCGCAGTGACGACCGCGTGGTCGGCCTGGGCGTGTGCGACATCAAGGGCGCGGCCGCGGCGCTGCTGGCCGCGGCCAATGCCGGCGACGGCGATGCCGCGTTCCTGTTCTCCAGCGACGAGGAAGCCAACGATCCGCGCTGCATCGCCGCGTTCCTGGCGCGCGCCATTCCCTACGAAGCGGTGCTGGTGGCCGAGCCGACCATGGGCGAGGCGGTGCTGGCGCATCGCGGCATCAGTTCGGTGCTGATGCGCTTCGCCGGCCGCGCCGGGCACGCGTCGGGCAAGCAGGATCCGTCGGCCAGCGCGCTGCACCAGGCGATGCGCTGGGGTGCCCGCGCGCTCGACCACGTCGAGACGCTGGCGCATGCGCGCTTCGGCGGCCTGACCGGCTTGCGCTTCAACATCGGCCGGGTCGAAGGCGGCATCAAGGCCAACATGATCGCGCCGGCGGCCGAAGTGCGCTTCGGCTTCCGCCCGCTGCCGTCGATGGACGTGGACGCGCTGCTGGCGACCTTCGCCGGCCTCGCCGATCCGGCCGCCGCGCAGTTCGAGGAGACCTTCCGCGGGCCGAGCCTGCCCAGCGGCGACATCGCCCACGCCGAGGACAAGCGCCTGGCCGCGCGCGACGTCGCCGATGCATTGCACCTGCCGATCGGCAATGCGGTGGACTTCTGGACCGAAGCCTCGCTGTTCTCGGCCGGCGGCTACATCGCCCTGGTCTACGGCCCGGGCGACATCGCCCAGGCGCACACCGCCGACGAGTTCGTGACGCTGGAGCAACTGCAGCGCTACGCCACGTCGGTGCACCGCATCATCAACGGCGCGCGCTGA
- a CDS encoding GNAT family N-acetyltransferase encodes MEPMHALRISTDKQELDLPLIHRFLSEQAYWCLGIPLDTVRRAIAGSLCFGGYVDGAGQVAFARAITDGATFAYLADVFVLDAYRGRGYGKQLVAAIMAHPQLQGLRRFMLATSDAHALYAQHGFAAPTRPQSLMEIAHHDLYRTSTTAA; translated from the coding sequence ATGGAACCCATGCACGCATTACGCATCAGCACCGACAAGCAGGAACTGGATCTGCCGCTGATCCATCGCTTCCTCAGCGAACAGGCCTACTGGTGCCTGGGCATTCCGCTGGACACGGTGCGGCGGGCGATCGCCGGCTCGCTGTGCTTCGGCGGCTACGTCGATGGCGCAGGGCAGGTGGCGTTCGCGCGGGCGATCACCGACGGCGCGACCTTCGCCTACCTGGCCGACGTGTTCGTGCTCGACGCGTACCGTGGCCGCGGCTACGGCAAGCAGCTGGTGGCGGCGATCATGGCGCATCCGCAGCTGCAGGGCCTGCGCCGCTTCATGCTCGCCACCTCCGACGCGCATGCGCTGTACGCCCAGCACGGCTTCGCCGCGCCGACGCGGCCGCAGTCGCTGATGGAAATCGCCCACCACGACCTCTACCGCACCAGTACCACGGCTGCCTGA
- a CDS encoding argininosuccinate synthase, protein MSQQTASTNPESPIPTPGLKDIVLAFSGGLDTSFCIPYLQEKGYAVHTVFADTGGVDDEERDFIEKRAAELGAASHVTVDGGPAIWSGFVKPFVWAGEGYQGQYPLLVSDRYLIVDAALKRADELGTKVIAHGCTGMGNDQVRFDLAVKALGDYEIVAPIREIQKEHTQTRAYEQKYLEERGFGVRAKQKAYTINENLLGVTMSGGEIDRWEAPGEGTRGWCAPRSAWPTEPLTVTLKFEHGEAVEVDGKPLEGAKLLAKLNKLFAPYGVGRGMYTGDTVIGLKGRIVFEAPGLIALLAAHRALEDAVLTKQQNRFKPDVARKWVELVYEGFYHDPLKTDLEAFLDSSQAKVNGEVTLETRGGRVDAVAVKSPHLLNAKGATYAQSADWGVAEAEGFIKLFGMSSTLYAQVNR, encoded by the coding sequence ATGTCGCAGCAAACCGCTTCCACGAATCCCGAATCCCCAATCCCGACTCCCGGCCTCAAGGACATCGTCCTGGCCTTCTCCGGCGGCCTGGACACCAGCTTCTGCATTCCCTATCTGCAGGAGAAGGGCTACGCCGTGCACACCGTGTTCGCCGACACCGGCGGGGTGGACGACGAGGAGCGCGACTTCATCGAGAAGCGCGCGGCCGAGCTGGGCGCGGCCAGCCACGTCACCGTCGACGGCGGCCCGGCGATCTGGAGCGGCTTCGTCAAGCCGTTCGTGTGGGCCGGCGAGGGCTACCAGGGCCAGTACCCGCTGCTGGTGTCCGACCGCTACCTGATCGTCGATGCCGCGCTCAAGCGCGCCGACGAGCTGGGCACCAAGGTCATCGCCCACGGCTGCACCGGCATGGGCAACGACCAGGTGCGCTTCGACCTGGCGGTCAAGGCGCTGGGCGACTACGAGATCGTGGCGCCGATCCGCGAGATCCAGAAGGAGCACACCCAGACCCGCGCCTACGAGCAGAAGTACCTGGAAGAGCGCGGCTTCGGCGTGCGCGCCAAGCAGAAGGCGTACACGATCAACGAGAACCTGCTCGGCGTGACCATGTCCGGCGGCGAGATCGACCGCTGGGAAGCGCCGGGCGAGGGCACCCGCGGCTGGTGCGCGCCGCGCAGCGCGTGGCCGACCGAGCCGCTGACGGTGACCCTGAAGTTCGAGCACGGCGAGGCGGTGGAGGTGGACGGCAAGCCGCTGGAAGGCGCCAAGCTGCTGGCCAAGCTCAACAAGCTGTTCGCCCCGTACGGCGTGGGCCGCGGCATGTACACCGGCGACACCGTGATCGGGCTCAAGGGCCGCATCGTGTTCGAGGCGCCGGGCCTGATCGCGCTGCTGGCCGCGCACCGCGCGCTGGAGGATGCGGTGCTGACCAAGCAGCAGAACCGCTTCAAGCCGGACGTGGCGCGCAAGTGGGTGGAACTGGTGTACGAAGGCTTCTACCACGACCCGCTGAAGACCGACCTGGAGGCGTTCCTGGATTCCTCGCAGGCCAAGGTCAACGGCGAGGTGACGCTGGAGACCCGCGGCGGCCGCGTCGATGCGGTGGCGGTGAAGTCGCCGCACCTGCTCAACGCCAAGGGCGCGACCTACGCGCAGTCGGCGGACTGGGGCGTGGCCGAGGCCGAAGGCTTCATCAAGCTGTTCGGCATGAGCTCCACGCTGTACGCCCAGGTCAATCGCTGA
- a CDS encoding N-acetylornithine carbamoyltransferase, with protein sequence MSLKHFLNTQDWSRAELDALLTQAALFKRNRLGSELKGKSIALVFFNPSMRTRTSFELGAFQLGGHAVVLQPGKDAWPIEFELGTVMDGDTEEHIAEVARVLGRYVDLIGVRAFPKFVDWSKDREDLVLKSFAKYSPVPVINMETITHPCQELAHALALQEHFGTQDLRGKKYVLTWTYHPKPLNTAVANSALTIATRLGMDVTLLCPTPDYVLDQRYMDWAAQNVAESGGSLQVSHDIDSAYAGADVVYAKSWGALPFFGNWGPEKPIRDQYQHFIVDERKMALTNNGVFSHCLPLRRNVKATDAVMDSPNCIAIDEAENRLHVQKAIMAALVGQGRRDS encoded by the coding sequence ATGTCTCTGAAGCACTTCTTGAACACCCAGGACTGGAGCCGGGCCGAGCTGGATGCGCTGTTGACCCAGGCCGCGCTGTTCAAGCGCAACCGGCTGGGCAGCGAGCTGAAGGGCAAGTCGATCGCGCTGGTGTTCTTCAACCCGTCCATGCGCACCCGCACCAGCTTCGAACTGGGCGCGTTCCAGCTGGGTGGGCATGCGGTGGTGCTGCAGCCGGGCAAGGACGCCTGGCCGATCGAGTTCGAGCTGGGCACGGTGATGGACGGCGACACCGAGGAGCACATCGCCGAGGTGGCGCGGGTGCTGGGCCGCTACGTCGACCTGATCGGGGTGCGCGCGTTCCCGAAGTTCGTGGACTGGTCCAAGGACCGCGAGGACCTGGTGCTCAAGAGCTTCGCCAAGTACTCGCCGGTGCCGGTGATCAACATGGAGACCATCACCCACCCGTGCCAGGAGTTGGCGCATGCGCTGGCGCTGCAGGAGCATTTCGGCACCCAGGACCTGCGCGGCAAGAAGTACGTGCTGACCTGGACCTACCACCCCAAGCCGCTGAACACCGCGGTGGCCAATTCGGCGCTGACCATCGCCACCCGGCTGGGCATGGACGTGACCCTGCTGTGCCCGACCCCGGACTACGTGCTGGACCAGCGCTACATGGACTGGGCGGCGCAGAACGTGGCCGAGAGCGGCGGTTCGCTGCAGGTCAGCCACGACATCGACAGCGCTTACGCCGGCGCCGACGTGGTCTACGCCAAGAGCTGGGGTGCGCTGCCGTTCTTCGGCAACTGGGGCCCGGAGAAGCCGATCCGCGACCAGTACCAGCACTTCATCGTCGACGAGCGCAAGATGGCGCTGACCAACAACGGCGTGTTCTCGCACTGCCTGCCGCTGCGCCGCAACGTCAAGGCCACCGACGCGGTGATGGATTCGCCCAACTGCATCGCCATCGACGAGGCCGAGAACCGGCTGCACGTGCAGAAGGCGATCATGGCGGCCCTGGTGGGCCAGGGCCGCCGGGATTCGTGA